The following are encoded in a window of Acropora muricata isolate sample 2 chromosome 6, ASM3666990v1, whole genome shotgun sequence genomic DNA:
- the LOC136919057 gene encoding leucine-rich repeat and IQ domain-containing protein 1-like isoform X3: MTCMLDEDEADIEADIQRELDALGNDCLQIEDLEDETSTTPRADEVKDNSLPDSIEQYLRLLHSRTEGAEEEVKECELILEKLPVDGGLKDDEALLAKRIKDELGDDFEEQPLVLRDQVLSELEEAELKEEQEKQAAENRDEDKNMFALEVVRPGVIEEIQALEEKAQLELQELEKKQTGKVQEREKWYQERKEEEEARQQKEKLARIQRQVEFEAAQEKLLKEQQVLKQKLEMEAKEEEKKLKEMEQRFQMEIRAIEEERKRQNEAFIEAQQKEAQYQQEKRSNAAIKIQKCYKGYRVRKEYQPLLETKKQERMKKRQEELDRIERVERKLREDAERKKREEEQKRKEENEKKMREEEEKRKLEAAEKQRKQEEEKNRREEEKRKKEEEKRRFEEEQRIREEQERKKEEQKRRLEEEKRIREEEKQKKEEEQEKLRKLEEEKRMKEEEQLKKQEEEKQRRFAEEERRRVEEKQKKEQDERRKRNAEEKRAEAERKRKVEEEERAKRVQENERELREEQLRGTEQQKRNVEERIGKREKENKGEKEELGAKKKEWEVEEWKEQEGHKEGVKMMTQDGKEESGKVEQTVEGLTPKTFGDGSQGHVKSEPCDMRNEEEMRPSQLSHSDQSKVPSLALTRELEARRLLWLKEHVPLSSNLTAEERNHPVALKSKPRRVFSASKHLPELTEEKLLQSSPTNTPLFRVQAVALRDEPSCSMRSLDKCPELRSLTLHNCGLHAVEGLEKCTELQELHLKNNKIEAINFGGLSKLKVISLADNNLASIHGFEGCISVVSLDLCNNKITRIGDLSMCNKLQELLMANNQLINTKGLSCLRNLQHLDLSQNHLARVTGIERCVLLQTLNLRANNLQEPPHLTDCVLLREIRLDDNSISSLDCLSSAWLPLLQLLSVSQNSIPQLSPLENLISLETLDLSNNLISDTESLIPGLQSGGRRLKTLSIEGNPVQEDPDCRSSILQALPCLKSLDGEYLSGQDVVTAPNEVVFIDMCQRQLQSHKDLLLKQATQEISSDIQVYEPDQLSKRLQFMSQYHNERLELAVRHLREHETFAEERYQSTASKKTPRDLDARQTVESQNNQNKEKYSCRKQPINSLKQRHYAATKIQALWRGWYLRQLIKINTEKWLAAVTIQSAWRGHVVRSRLRIEAKELPDPQRNSAAIVIQAHFRGQRVRRRLAEALRAAHFFDGDDEEEFDYDEEVDLSAFDFDESTLEHGWTPSDTPQMPSRGPVLKMPGQSTKNIRQYSAYGDSSNGSPFPAKPRQAWRSADSPIVSADQLTVATTTVDHDELSVASGALSHQSHRAEELGTEWGFQNSQTTELMLRRARKMKYNPARRKKLLDPNKRLALFKKLEETHKLRDVKPPPTKRQPPKRVEYFAAREAMAHHLASTSQSTEEHNRQQMTYSWVYKQAVVHKDEEQNIMGDRKEYAPENRAKKTSPPKTNRSPVTLPQMDPAVLSGRSLPLISSPLFSQYADQSRPQEADSPRRDSLSSGSRPLVSSQ; encoded by the exons ATGGTGGGTTGAAAGACGATGAAGCCTTGCTTGCCAAAAGAATAAAAGATGAGCTTGGTGATGACTTTGAGGAACAACCTCTTGTTCTAAGAGATCAG GTTTTATCAGAACTTGAGGAGGCAGAGCTTAAAGAGGAGCAAGAGAAACAAGCTGCAGAAAACAGGGATGAAGACAAAAACATGTTTGCACTGGAAGTCGTAAGACCAG gAGTTATTGAAGAAATACAAGCTCTTGAGGAAAAAGCCCAACTAGAGCTGCAGGAGTTGGAGAAGAAGCAGACAGGAAAAGTCCAGGAAAGAGAAAAATGGTACCAGGAGAgaaaggaggaggaggaggcaAGACAGCAAAAAGAGAAGCTGGCTCGCATTCAGCGTCAGGTGGAATTTGAAGCTGCACAAGAGAAGTTACTTAAGGAACAACAG GTTCTCAAACAGAAATTGGAGATGGaagcaaaagaagaagaaaagaaattgaaagaaatggAACAGAGATTTCAG ATGGAAATAAGAGCAATTGAGGAAGAGAGAAAGAGGCAAAATGAGGCATTTATTGAAGCGCag CAAAAAGAAGCACAGTACCAACAGGAGAAAAGAAGCAATGCAGCCATTAAAATTCAAAAGTGTTATAAAGGATATAG GGTAAGAAAAGAGTACCAACCTTTGCTAGAAACTAAGAAGCAGGAGAGAATGAAGAAGAGGCAAGAGGAATTGGATCGTATTGAAAGAGTGGAAAGGAAATTAAGAGAAGATGCCGAGAGAAAGAAGCGCGAGGAAGAACAAAAGCGAAAGGAGgaaaatgagaagaaaatgAGGGAAGAGGAAGAAAAACGCAAACTGGAAGCAGCAGAGAAGCAGAGGAAACAAGAGGAAGAGAAAAATAGGAGGGAAGAGGAGAAAcgaaagaaagaggaagagaagAGAAGGTTTGAAGAAGAGCAGAGAATTAGAGAAGAACAAGAACGTAAGAAAGAAGAACAGAAGAGAAGGCTTGAAGAGGAGAAGAGAATCAGAGAAGAGgagaagcaaaagaaagaagaagaacaagagaaACTGAGAAAACTTGAGGAAGAGAAGAGAATGAAGGAAGAGGAACAACTAAAGAAACAAGAGGAAGAGAAACAGAGAAGGTTTGCCGAAGAGGAGAGAAGAAGAGTagaagagaaacagaaaaaagaacAAGACGAGAGGAGGAAAAGAAATGCAGAGGAGAAGCGTGCAGAAGCTGAAAGAAAGAGGAAAGTGGAAGAAGAAGAACGAGCAAAGAGGgtacaagaaaatgaaagggAACTGAGAGAAGAACAGTTGAGAGGCACAGAGCAACAGAAGAGAAATGTTGAAGAGAGGATTGGAaaacgagaaaaagaaaataaaggggAAAAGGAGGAGCTTGGAGCAAAAAAGAAGGAATGGGAAGTGGAAGAATGGAAGGAACAAGAGGGACACAAGGAAGGGGTGAAAATGATGACACAAGACGGAAAAGAAGAAAGTGGAAAAGTGGAGCAAACAGTGGAGGGGTTGACTCCAAAAACCTTTGGGGATGGCTCTCAAGGACATGTGAAGTCAGAGCCTTGCGACATGAGGAATGAAGAAGAAATGAGGCCATCACAACTGAGCCATAGCGACCAGAGCAAAGTTCCCTCATTGGCGTTAACAAGGGAGCTCGAGGCAAGAAGACTTCTTTGGCTCAAAGAACACGTACCTTTGAG CTCAAATCTAACCGCAGAAGAGAGAAATCATCCCGTGGCGCTGAAGAGTAAACCTAG GAGAGTTTTCTCAGCCAGTAAGCATCTGCCAGAATTGACAGAGGAGAAGCTGCTTCAGTCATCACCAACTAACACTCCATTATTTCGA GTTCAGGCGGTGGCTTTGAGAGATGAGCCAAGCTGCAGCATGCGAAGTCTCGACAAATGCCCCGAGTTGAGATCATTGACGCTGCATAACTGTGGATTGCATGCAGTTGAAGGCTTAGAGAAATGCACAGAATTGCAAGAGTTGCATTTGAAA AACAACAAAATTGAAGCAATCAACTTCGGAGGTCTGTCCAAACTGAAAGTTATCTCTCTGGCTGACAACAATCTAGCGTCTATCCATGGTTTTGAAGGCTGTATCAGTGTTGTGTCATTGGATTTGTGCAACAACAAGATTACAAGGATTG GCGATTTGTCAATGTGTAACAAGCTACAAGAATTATTGATGGCAAATAATCAGCTTATTAATACCAAG GGTCTATCGTGTCTTAGAAACCTACAGCACCTCGATCTGTCACAAAATCACTTGGCGCGTGTTACTGGCATTGAACGATGCGTGTTGCTTCAAACATTGAATCTCCGAGCTAATAATTTACAAGAG CCTCCTCATCTTACGGACTGTGTCCTCTTGCGAGAGATCCGACTCGACGATAACAGCATCTCTTCGTTGGATTGTTTGTCCTCTGCGTGGCTTCCTTTACTCCAGTTGCTCAGCGTCAGTCAAAACAG CATTCCTCAGTTGTCACCACTTGAAAACTTGATAAGTCTGGAGACCTTGGATTTAAGTAACAACCTCATATCAG ACACCGAAAGTCTTATTCCTGGGCTTCAAAGTGGCGGAAGGCGGCTGAAAACGTTAAGCATTGAGGGAAATCCTGTGCAGGAGGATCCGGATTGCAG ATCGTCAATACTGCAAGCCCTGCCTTGTCTCAAGAGCTTGGATGGCGAGTATCTTTCAGGACAAGATGTG GTTACGGCACCAAACGAAGTTGTGTTCATCGACATGTGTCAACGCCAACTGCAAAGCCATAAGGATTTGCTCTTAAAACAGGCAACGCAGGAAATAAG TTCTGATATTCAAGTATACGAGCCAGATCAGCTTTCAAAAAGACTTCAGTTCATG AGTCAGTATCACAACGAGCGACTTGAACTTGCTGTTAGACATTTGCGGGAACATGAAACTTTCGCTGAGGAACGTTACCAATCTACAGCCAGCAAGAAGACACCTCGAGATCTTGATGCCCGACAGACAGTAGAGTCACAAAATAATCAGAACAAGGAAAAATATAGCTGCAGAAAACAGCCCATAAACTCTCT AAAACAGCGACATTATGCCGCCACAAAGATTCAAGCTCTGTGGAGGGGTTGGTACTTGAGACAATTGATTAAAATCAATACTGAAAAG TGGCTCGCAGCGGTGACAATCCAATCAGCCTGGCGAGGCCACGTGGTTCGTTCTCGGCTAAGAATTGAAGCTAAGGAACTGCCTGACCCGCAAAGAAACTCGGCAGCCATAGTTATTCAG GCTCATTTCCGTGGTCAGCGTGTACGGCGTCGCTTGGCAGAAGCTCTCAGAGCAGCGCACTTTTTCGATGGTGACGATGAAGAGGAATTTGATTACGATGAAGAAGTGGATCTCTCAGCTTTTGATTTTGATGAATCGACTTTAGAACATGGCTGGACGCCCAGTGATACACCTCAGATGCCATCAAG GGGTCCAGTGTTGAAAATGCCGGGACAGTCGACAAAG AATATCCGGCAATATTCTGCCTATGGAGATTCATCAAATGGCAGCCCTTTCCCAGCAAAACCACGTCAGGCTTGGAGATCAGCGGATTCTCCAATAGTCTCTGCTGATCAATTGACCGTCGCCACGACAACGGTGGATCACGATGAACTATCGGTGGCTTCTGGTGCGCTAAGTCATCAGTCGCATCGCGCAGAAGAATTGGGCACCGAGTG GGGTTTTCAAAATTCCCAAACCACTGAATTAATGTTAAGGAGAGCGAGAAAGATGAAATACAATCCCGCTAGAAGGAAAAAGCTTCTTG ATCCGAATAAGCGACTAGCGTTATTCAAAAAGCTTGAGGAGACTCATAAGTTACGTGATGTGAAACCTCCGCCTACCAAGAGACAACCGCCAAAGAGAGTCGAGTACTTTGCTG CTCGAGAAGCAATGGCACATCATTTGGCGTCAACGTCACAGTCCACAGAAGAACACAACAGACAACAGATGACGTACAG TTGGGTTTACAAACAGGCTGTGGTTCACAAGGATGAAGAGCAGAACATTATGGGCGATCGCAAAGAGTATGCACCCGAAAACAGAGCGAAGAAAACATCTCCGCCAAA AACCAACCGTTCTCCCGTCACTCTTCCTCAGATGGACCCAGCAGTGCTGTCCGGACGCTCCCTTCCCCTGATA TCAAGTCCACTCTTCTCTCAATATGCGGACCAATCACGGCCACAAGAGGCCGACTCTCCCAGGAGGGACTCTCTTTCATCAG GTTCACGGCCACTGGTGAGCAGCCAATAA
- the LOC136919057 gene encoding leucine-rich repeat and IQ domain-containing protein 1-like isoform X1, with translation MTCMLDEDEADIEADIQRELDALGNDCLQIEDLEDETSTTPRADEVKDNSLPDSIEQYLRLLHSRTEGAEEEVKECELILEKLPVDGGLKDDEALLAKRIKDELGDDFEEQPLVLRDQVLSELEEAELKEEQEKQAAENRDEDKNMFALEVVRPGVIEEIQALEEKAQLELQELEKKQTGKVQEREKWYQERKEEEEARQQKEKLARIQRQVEFEAAQEKLLKEQQVLKQKLEMEAKEEEKKLKEMEQRFQMEIRAIEEERKRQNEAFIEAQQKEAQYQQEKRSNAAIKIQKCYKGYRVRKEYQPLLETKKQERMKKRQEELDRIERVERKLREDAERKKREEEQKRKEENEKKMREEEEKRKLEAAEKQRKQEEEKNRREEEKRKKEEEKRRFEEEQRIREEQERKKEEQKRRLEEEKRIREEEKQKKEEEQEKLRKLEEEKRMKEEEQLKKQEEEKQRRFAEEERRRVEEKQKKEQDERRKRNAEEKRAEAERKRKVEEEERAKRVQENERELREEQLRGTEQQKRNVEERIGKREKENKGEKEELGAKKKEWEVEEWKEQEGHKEGVKMMTQDGKEESGKVEQTVEGLTPKTFGDGSQGHVKSEPCDMRNEEEMRPSQLSHSDQSKVPSLALTRELEARRLLWLKEHVPLSSNLTAEERNHPVALKSKPRRVFSASKHLPELTEEKLLQSSPTNTPLFRVQAVALRDEPSCSMRSLDKCPELRSLTLHNCGLHAVEGLEKCTELQELHLKNNKIEAINFGGLSKLKVISLADNNLASIHGFEGCISVVSLDLCNNKITRIGDLSMCNKLQELLMANNQLINTKGLSCLRNLQHLDLSQNHLARVTGIERCVLLQTLNLRANNLQEPPHLTDCVLLREIRLDDNSISSLDCLSSAWLPLLQLLSVSQNSIPQLSPLENLISLETLDLSNNLISDTESLIPGLQSGGRRLKTLSIEGNPVQEDPDCRSSILQALPCLKSLDGEYLSGQDVVTAPNEVVFIDMCQRQLQSHKDLLLKQATQEISSDIQVYEPDQLSKRLQFMSQYHNERLELAVRHLREHETFAEERYQSTASKKTPRDLDARQTVESQNNQNKEKYSCRKQPINSLKQRHYAATKIQALWRGWYLRQLIKINTEKWLAAVTIQSAWRGHVVRSRLRIEAKELPDPQRNSAAIVIQAHFRGQRVRRRLAEALRAAHFFDGDDEEEFDYDEEVDLSAFDFDESTLEHGWTPSDTPQMPSRGPVLKMPGQSTKNIRQYSAYGDSSNGSPFPAKPRQAWRSADSPIVSADQLTVATTTVDHDELSVASGALSHQSHRAEELGTEWGFQNSQTTELMLRRARKMKYNPARRKKLLDPNKRLALFKKLEETHKLRDVKPPPTKRQPPKRVEYFAAREAMAHHLASTSQSTEEHNRQQMTYSWVYKQAVVHKDEEQNIMGDRKEYAPENRAKKTSPPKTNRSPVTLPQMDPAVLSGRSLPLISSPLFSQYADQSRPQEADSPRRDSLSSESRVHFPAIKTHSVPNLLARFTATGEQPIRTEKSNSAGARYNRGPRNKR, from the exons ATGGTGGGTTGAAAGACGATGAAGCCTTGCTTGCCAAAAGAATAAAAGATGAGCTTGGTGATGACTTTGAGGAACAACCTCTTGTTCTAAGAGATCAG GTTTTATCAGAACTTGAGGAGGCAGAGCTTAAAGAGGAGCAAGAGAAACAAGCTGCAGAAAACAGGGATGAAGACAAAAACATGTTTGCACTGGAAGTCGTAAGACCAG gAGTTATTGAAGAAATACAAGCTCTTGAGGAAAAAGCCCAACTAGAGCTGCAGGAGTTGGAGAAGAAGCAGACAGGAAAAGTCCAGGAAAGAGAAAAATGGTACCAGGAGAgaaaggaggaggaggaggcaAGACAGCAAAAAGAGAAGCTGGCTCGCATTCAGCGTCAGGTGGAATTTGAAGCTGCACAAGAGAAGTTACTTAAGGAACAACAG GTTCTCAAACAGAAATTGGAGATGGaagcaaaagaagaagaaaagaaattgaaagaaatggAACAGAGATTTCAG ATGGAAATAAGAGCAATTGAGGAAGAGAGAAAGAGGCAAAATGAGGCATTTATTGAAGCGCag CAAAAAGAAGCACAGTACCAACAGGAGAAAAGAAGCAATGCAGCCATTAAAATTCAAAAGTGTTATAAAGGATATAG GGTAAGAAAAGAGTACCAACCTTTGCTAGAAACTAAGAAGCAGGAGAGAATGAAGAAGAGGCAAGAGGAATTGGATCGTATTGAAAGAGTGGAAAGGAAATTAAGAGAAGATGCCGAGAGAAAGAAGCGCGAGGAAGAACAAAAGCGAAAGGAGgaaaatgagaagaaaatgAGGGAAGAGGAAGAAAAACGCAAACTGGAAGCAGCAGAGAAGCAGAGGAAACAAGAGGAAGAGAAAAATAGGAGGGAAGAGGAGAAAcgaaagaaagaggaagagaagAGAAGGTTTGAAGAAGAGCAGAGAATTAGAGAAGAACAAGAACGTAAGAAAGAAGAACAGAAGAGAAGGCTTGAAGAGGAGAAGAGAATCAGAGAAGAGgagaagcaaaagaaagaagaagaacaagagaaACTGAGAAAACTTGAGGAAGAGAAGAGAATGAAGGAAGAGGAACAACTAAAGAAACAAGAGGAAGAGAAACAGAGAAGGTTTGCCGAAGAGGAGAGAAGAAGAGTagaagagaaacagaaaaaagaacAAGACGAGAGGAGGAAAAGAAATGCAGAGGAGAAGCGTGCAGAAGCTGAAAGAAAGAGGAAAGTGGAAGAAGAAGAACGAGCAAAGAGGgtacaagaaaatgaaagggAACTGAGAGAAGAACAGTTGAGAGGCACAGAGCAACAGAAGAGAAATGTTGAAGAGAGGATTGGAaaacgagaaaaagaaaataaaggggAAAAGGAGGAGCTTGGAGCAAAAAAGAAGGAATGGGAAGTGGAAGAATGGAAGGAACAAGAGGGACACAAGGAAGGGGTGAAAATGATGACACAAGACGGAAAAGAAGAAAGTGGAAAAGTGGAGCAAACAGTGGAGGGGTTGACTCCAAAAACCTTTGGGGATGGCTCTCAAGGACATGTGAAGTCAGAGCCTTGCGACATGAGGAATGAAGAAGAAATGAGGCCATCACAACTGAGCCATAGCGACCAGAGCAAAGTTCCCTCATTGGCGTTAACAAGGGAGCTCGAGGCAAGAAGACTTCTTTGGCTCAAAGAACACGTACCTTTGAG CTCAAATCTAACCGCAGAAGAGAGAAATCATCCCGTGGCGCTGAAGAGTAAACCTAG GAGAGTTTTCTCAGCCAGTAAGCATCTGCCAGAATTGACAGAGGAGAAGCTGCTTCAGTCATCACCAACTAACACTCCATTATTTCGA GTTCAGGCGGTGGCTTTGAGAGATGAGCCAAGCTGCAGCATGCGAAGTCTCGACAAATGCCCCGAGTTGAGATCATTGACGCTGCATAACTGTGGATTGCATGCAGTTGAAGGCTTAGAGAAATGCACAGAATTGCAAGAGTTGCATTTGAAA AACAACAAAATTGAAGCAATCAACTTCGGAGGTCTGTCCAAACTGAAAGTTATCTCTCTGGCTGACAACAATCTAGCGTCTATCCATGGTTTTGAAGGCTGTATCAGTGTTGTGTCATTGGATTTGTGCAACAACAAGATTACAAGGATTG GCGATTTGTCAATGTGTAACAAGCTACAAGAATTATTGATGGCAAATAATCAGCTTATTAATACCAAG GGTCTATCGTGTCTTAGAAACCTACAGCACCTCGATCTGTCACAAAATCACTTGGCGCGTGTTACTGGCATTGAACGATGCGTGTTGCTTCAAACATTGAATCTCCGAGCTAATAATTTACAAGAG CCTCCTCATCTTACGGACTGTGTCCTCTTGCGAGAGATCCGACTCGACGATAACAGCATCTCTTCGTTGGATTGTTTGTCCTCTGCGTGGCTTCCTTTACTCCAGTTGCTCAGCGTCAGTCAAAACAG CATTCCTCAGTTGTCACCACTTGAAAACTTGATAAGTCTGGAGACCTTGGATTTAAGTAACAACCTCATATCAG ACACCGAAAGTCTTATTCCTGGGCTTCAAAGTGGCGGAAGGCGGCTGAAAACGTTAAGCATTGAGGGAAATCCTGTGCAGGAGGATCCGGATTGCAG ATCGTCAATACTGCAAGCCCTGCCTTGTCTCAAGAGCTTGGATGGCGAGTATCTTTCAGGACAAGATGTG GTTACGGCACCAAACGAAGTTGTGTTCATCGACATGTGTCAACGCCAACTGCAAAGCCATAAGGATTTGCTCTTAAAACAGGCAACGCAGGAAATAAG TTCTGATATTCAAGTATACGAGCCAGATCAGCTTTCAAAAAGACTTCAGTTCATG AGTCAGTATCACAACGAGCGACTTGAACTTGCTGTTAGACATTTGCGGGAACATGAAACTTTCGCTGAGGAACGTTACCAATCTACAGCCAGCAAGAAGACACCTCGAGATCTTGATGCCCGACAGACAGTAGAGTCACAAAATAATCAGAACAAGGAAAAATATAGCTGCAGAAAACAGCCCATAAACTCTCT AAAACAGCGACATTATGCCGCCACAAAGATTCAAGCTCTGTGGAGGGGTTGGTACTTGAGACAATTGATTAAAATCAATACTGAAAAG TGGCTCGCAGCGGTGACAATCCAATCAGCCTGGCGAGGCCACGTGGTTCGTTCTCGGCTAAGAATTGAAGCTAAGGAACTGCCTGACCCGCAAAGAAACTCGGCAGCCATAGTTATTCAG GCTCATTTCCGTGGTCAGCGTGTACGGCGTCGCTTGGCAGAAGCTCTCAGAGCAGCGCACTTTTTCGATGGTGACGATGAAGAGGAATTTGATTACGATGAAGAAGTGGATCTCTCAGCTTTTGATTTTGATGAATCGACTTTAGAACATGGCTGGACGCCCAGTGATACACCTCAGATGCCATCAAG GGGTCCAGTGTTGAAAATGCCGGGACAGTCGACAAAG AATATCCGGCAATATTCTGCCTATGGAGATTCATCAAATGGCAGCCCTTTCCCAGCAAAACCACGTCAGGCTTGGAGATCAGCGGATTCTCCAATAGTCTCTGCTGATCAATTGACCGTCGCCACGACAACGGTGGATCACGATGAACTATCGGTGGCTTCTGGTGCGCTAAGTCATCAGTCGCATCGCGCAGAAGAATTGGGCACCGAGTG GGGTTTTCAAAATTCCCAAACCACTGAATTAATGTTAAGGAGAGCGAGAAAGATGAAATACAATCCCGCTAGAAGGAAAAAGCTTCTTG ATCCGAATAAGCGACTAGCGTTATTCAAAAAGCTTGAGGAGACTCATAAGTTACGTGATGTGAAACCTCCGCCTACCAAGAGACAACCGCCAAAGAGAGTCGAGTACTTTGCTG CTCGAGAAGCAATGGCACATCATTTGGCGTCAACGTCACAGTCCACAGAAGAACACAACAGACAACAGATGACGTACAG TTGGGTTTACAAACAGGCTGTGGTTCACAAGGATGAAGAGCAGAACATTATGGGCGATCGCAAAGAGTATGCACCCGAAAACAGAGCGAAGAAAACATCTCCGCCAAA AACCAACCGTTCTCCCGTCACTCTTCCTCAGATGGACCCAGCAGTGCTGTCCGGACGCTCCCTTCCCCTGATA TCAAGTCCACTCTTCTCTCAATATGCGGACCAATCACGGCCACAAGAGGCCGACTCTCCCAGGAGGGACTCTCTTTCATCAG AGAGTCGTGTGCATTTTCCTGCTATCAAAACTCATTCCGTGCCCAACCTCCTAGCCAGGTTCACGGCCACTGGTGAGCAGCCAATAAGAACAGAGAAGAGCAACAGCGCTGGCGCAAGATACAACAGGGGACCCAGGAACAAGAGATGA